In Micromonospora sp. LH3U1, one genomic interval encodes:
- a CDS encoding creatininase family protein, whose protein sequence is MQLVTAATAADEKERNAKVALLPVGNFEQHGDFLPLVTDTVVATAIAREIATVHAVMLLPPVTISCSHEHSTWRGTVSISSQTLSAIVTDVAESLARSGVEHLVLVNGHGGNYVLSNVVQEYTAANGPTMSLYPQGHDWTKARTDAGMETNSHDDMHAGELETSLLLHVAPELIRAGNETADWTAGHRPHLLTLGMSAYTASGVIGRPSLGTADKGKVALASLTRSFNEHRQALGI, encoded by the coding sequence ATGCAGTTGGTTACGGCTGCCACAGCGGCCGACGAGAAGGAGCGAAACGCCAAGGTCGCGCTGCTGCCAGTAGGCAACTTTGAACAGCACGGTGACTTCCTGCCGTTGGTCACGGACACCGTCGTCGCTACGGCGATAGCTCGCGAAATCGCGACCGTCCACGCGGTCATGCTTCTCCCTCCCGTCACCATCTCCTGCTCCCACGAGCACTCGACGTGGCGTGGAACCGTCAGCATCAGCTCCCAGACCCTGTCCGCGATCGTGACCGATGTTGCTGAGTCGCTGGCCAGATCCGGCGTCGAGCACCTCGTCCTCGTCAACGGACACGGTGGCAACTACGTACTGTCGAACGTTGTTCAGGAGTACACAGCAGCCAACGGGCCCACGATGAGCCTGTACCCGCAAGGGCATGACTGGACCAAGGCACGCACCGATGCCGGCATGGAGACCAACAGCCACGACGACATGCACGCAGGCGAGCTGGAGACGTCGCTACTGCTACACGTCGCTCCTGAACTGATTCGAGCGGGCAACGAGACCGCGGACTGGACAGCCGGCCACCGGCCGCACCTCCTGACTCTCGGCATGTCCGCCTACACCGCCAGCGGCGTCATCGGTCGACCGTCACTCGGCACAGCAGACAAGGGCAAGGTCGCCCTAGCCAGCCTCACGCGGTCGTTCAACGAGCATCGGCAAGCTCTCGGCATCTGA
- a CDS encoding phosphoribosyltransferase → MVAEGWNVILGATTVIGFGLAIWQAVRAEQLNRRERDLDWPRFRSTTSDLARSIDRSDFMPEVILALSERGAMVAHLVARELRRQVPIVTVAYLGRPDGNADIPGYEAIHGTKAVLFLPERIGELQGRRLLLLDDFVMSGDGLHATIAALLGKGFDRQDIRSGAVVATKLSIVSKKGPDYFGREARNFDFYFPWGRAE, encoded by the coding sequence GTGGTCGCTGAAGGCTGGAATGTCATCTTAGGTGCGACGACGGTTATCGGGTTTGGACTTGCAATCTGGCAGGCAGTTCGTGCAGAACAGCTAAACAGAAGAGAACGAGACCTGGATTGGCCGCGCTTCCGCAGTACCACATCAGACCTTGCGCGTTCGATCGATCGATCGGATTTCATGCCAGAGGTGATCCTTGCATTGAGCGAGCGCGGCGCCATGGTCGCCCACCTCGTCGCGCGTGAGCTGCGCAGACAGGTTCCGATCGTGACAGTTGCCTACCTCGGCAGGCCCGACGGAAACGCTGACATTCCGGGCTACGAGGCTATACACGGAACGAAGGCGGTGCTGTTCCTACCGGAGCGGATCGGTGAACTCCAGGGCCGGCGCCTGCTGCTGCTTGACGACTTCGTCATGTCTGGAGATGGCCTCCATGCGACCATTGCTGCTCTGCTCGGTAAAGGATTTGATCGCCAAGACATTCGAAGCGGTGCGGTGGTAGCGACGAAACTCTCGATCGTGAGCAAGAAGGGTCCAGACTACTTCGGACGAGAAGCCAGGAATTTCGACTTTTATTTCCCATGGGGTCGGGCCGAGTAG
- a CDS encoding VOC family protein: MGTVVDVRFAGMTVQITAGRFHAADGVEDWRCLYHLVSAYFPTGSLSAGIALVDEMGRLAVGNEREHLNVDLRHAGVTVSLSRRDISLARRISAAARALGIPADPTAVQLINITLDALSTDVLSFWQALLGYQLIGDDYLADPARRGPGFGLQSMEAARPHRNRVHLDIAVPHDQAEDRIAAALAAGGRVISDAHAPMWWVLADAEGNEACIATWVGRE; encoded by the coding sequence ATGGGCACCGTTGTCGATGTTAGGTTCGCCGGCATGACTGTGCAGATCACCGCTGGGCGTTTCCATGCGGCTGACGGTGTCGAGGACTGGCGTTGTCTCTACCACCTAGTCTCGGCATACTTCCCGACCGGCTCGCTGTCAGCGGGCATCGCGCTCGTCGATGAGATGGGTCGGCTCGCCGTCGGCAACGAACGCGAGCATCTCAACGTGGACCTGCGCCACGCCGGCGTGACCGTGTCGCTGTCCCGACGCGACATATCACTGGCCCGAAGGATCTCGGCCGCTGCCCGGGCGCTGGGCATCCCTGCCGACCCCACGGCCGTGCAGCTCATCAACATCACCCTGGACGCCCTGAGCACCGACGTGCTGTCTTTCTGGCAGGCACTGCTCGGCTATCAACTGATCGGTGACGACTATCTGGCCGACCCGGCGCGACGCGGCCCCGGGTTCGGGTTGCAATCCATGGAGGCGGCGCGACCACATCGCAATCGTGTGCACCTGGACATCGCCGTCCCGCACGATCAGGCCGAGGACCGAATCGCAGCCGCCCTGGCCGCTGGGGGACGTGTCATTTCCGACGCGCACGCGCCGATGTGGTGGGTTCTGGCCGACGCCGAGGGCAACGAGGCATGCATCGCCACCTGGGTCGGCCGCGAGTAG
- a CDS encoding GIY-YIG nuclease family protein, giving the protein MTIPERRPDDVPIDEAQVDEALRLLSGVPVELNVAVKRLSRGSGVYAWWAAPSVFPDLPGLPNENVPSVRLLYLGRATNLRGRILRNHLRRSGSSTLRRTLAGLLVAEGYRTTWTDRVVLVPEDEARLTAWMHTHLRLTWAEDAEPAPIEEALVRRVHPPLNVQGVDPEHLQAAVVAAKNSYNASSRPAEPPRTP; this is encoded by the coding sequence ATGACCATTCCCGAACGGCGACCCGACGACGTCCCGATCGACGAAGCCCAGGTCGACGAAGCCCTGCGGCTGCTCTCCGGCGTGCCGGTCGAACTCAATGTCGCCGTCAAACGGCTTAGCCGTGGCAGCGGTGTCTACGCTTGGTGGGCTGCTCCCTCGGTCTTTCCCGACCTCCCCGGGCTGCCGAATGAGAACGTCCCGTCAGTACGGCTGCTGTACCTCGGGCGGGCGACCAACCTGCGCGGGCGGATCCTGCGTAACCATTTGAGGCGTTCGGGCAGCTCGACTCTGCGCCGTACCTTGGCCGGACTTCTGGTGGCCGAGGGCTACCGGACGACCTGGACCGACCGTGTCGTCCTGGTTCCCGAGGACGAGGCGCGGCTGACCGCATGGATGCACACGCACCTGCGCTTGACCTGGGCGGAGGACGCGGAACCGGCGCCCATCGAGGAGGCGCTTGTCCGGCGTGTGCACCCGCCGCTCAACGTACAAGGCGTCGACCCCGAGCATCTCCAAGCGGCCGTGGTCGCCGCCAAGAACTCATACAACGCCAGCAGCCGCCCGGCCGAACCTCCGCGAACGCCGTAA
- a CDS encoding HAD domain-containing protein: MTGSAGRPLLFLDVDGPLIPFGGTPQQYAPCETGTEPRETSLNPLLGRIDPEHGARLTALRCDLVWATTWMEDANETIAPRIGLPQLAVVSWPEPTDTDEQDERDGLHWKTRALVDWAAGRPFAWVDDEITDTDRAWVSAHYAGHALLHRVDPRQGLTDADYAALMDWLQRVRDTPPRGAA, translated from the coding sequence GTGACCGGCTCTGCAGGGCGTCCGCTGCTCTTCCTCGATGTTGACGGACCCCTCATTCCGTTCGGTGGGACGCCGCAGCAATACGCACCTTGCGAGACGGGCACTGAACCACGAGAGACCAGCTTGAATCCGCTTTTGGGCAGGATCGATCCCGAACACGGAGCCCGGTTGACGGCGCTACGGTGCGATCTGGTCTGGGCCACGACCTGGATGGAAGACGCAAACGAGACCATCGCGCCACGGATCGGTCTGCCGCAGCTGGCGGTGGTGAGCTGGCCGGAGCCGACCGACACCGACGAGCAGGACGAGCGGGACGGGCTGCACTGGAAGACCCGCGCCCTCGTTGATTGGGCCGCAGGCCGCCCCTTCGCCTGGGTCGACGACGAGATCACGGACACCGACCGAGCCTGGGTGTCAGCACATTACGCAGGACACGCCCTGCTTCATCGCGTCGACCCCCGCCAGGGTCTCACTGATGCTGACTACGCCGCACTCATGGACTGGCTGCAGAGGGTTCGCGACACACCGCCGCGTGGTGCGGCCTGA
- a CDS encoding transcriptional regulator: MPAAETPEHIARTRMVTARAVLQGKADLRTYPYRLLAVVSHHGLGGDKVSEAVAAAEALGQFGWDLVNISEFASNKIVYAFLRRR, from the coding sequence ATGCCCGCCGCAGAGACCCCGGAGCACATCGCCCGGACCCGCATGGTCACCGCCCGGGCGGTCCTGCAGGGCAAAGCCGACCTTCGGACGTACCCCTATCGCCTGCTGGCCGTGGTCTCCCATCACGGCCTCGGCGGCGACAAGGTCAGCGAAGCGGTTGCAGCCGCCGAGGCCCTCGGCCAGTTCGGCTGGGACCTCGTCAACATCTCGGAATTCGCCTCCAACAAGATCGTCTACGCCTTCCTGCGCAGACGGTGA
- a CDS encoding tetratricopeptide repeat protein, producing the protein MDPQWLDASRAQGLLVGAYGIQHNHFYAGTSITWPHRVGVLPPLADCRQLRSVDGQLATAAAGGQTVVVCQVLTGLGGVGKTQLAAALAHGAWREQTVDLLVWVTATSRSSTLSVYAHAGRDVTGIEDSDPDQAAARFLGWLAETDRRWLIVLDDLTNPADLRGLWPPDNAVGRTVVTTRRRDAALTAGRHVIEVSLFTADEARDYLRHKLGDDLHLLREADDLAADLGYLPLALAQAAAYMLDRRLACADYRVRLADRRRNLSELVPEPGALPDEHQQTLDATWSLSIELADRLHPAGLARPLLQLAAMLDPNGVPAELFTSDVVLEFLADRRQTDMDAEPRAPQDRPVDSYDARDALANLHRLSLVTSDSSALSVRVHAIVQRAAREALSPDQREGLVNIAADGLYAIWTQIEPDQQLAQLLRSNTASIQTHAEDPLRNTLGGIHPVLFQAGNSLGRTGQVTAALDYFTRLYATAHHRLGPDHRDTLIARSSIGRWRAPADAVPALDQLLPELARVLGPDHPDTLIARSNLARSRSEAGDLSGAVAAYEKLLPDLVRVFGPDHPDTLTARNNVAAVQGQSGDPASAVIAYEQLLADRLRVLSSDHPDTLMTRVNLARWRGEAGDPAGAVAAFDQLLPELARVLGPDYPYTLAARSNLAAMRGKAGDSADAVAAYAQVIPDLVRVLGADHTDTLNARGNLAHSLGETRGPADAVIAYEQLLADRLRVLSSDHPDTLMTRVNLARWRGEAGDPAGAVAALEQWLPDLVRVFGSDHPHALTARNDFSRWLDETGDPAGAGTAYEQLVPDLARVFGSDHPRTLTACGNVAGCLARTGDPAGARDLYEQLIPDLVRVLGSGHPDTLTVRNNLAGCLGRTEDPAGARDLYEQLVPDLVRVLGRGHPDTLTARNNLAHWRARAGDSAGAVAAYEQLLPDLVRVLGRGHPDTLTVRGNLAGWRAEGGDPAGAVAAYEELLPDLVRVLGLDHPYALRIRTDLAYWRRRTG; encoded by the coding sequence ATGGATCCGCAATGGTTGGATGCCTCGCGGGCTCAGGGACTTCTTGTCGGCGCCTACGGCATACAGCACAACCACTTCTACGCCGGCACGTCCATCACGTGGCCACACCGGGTCGGTGTCCTTCCGCCGCTTGCGGATTGCCGACAGCTGCGATCCGTGGACGGCCAACTGGCCACAGCGGCCGCCGGTGGGCAAACCGTCGTGGTGTGTCAGGTCCTCACCGGCCTCGGCGGGGTAGGCAAGACTCAGCTTGCCGCCGCCCTCGCCCACGGAGCTTGGAGAGAGCAGACAGTCGACTTGCTCGTCTGGGTGACCGCCACCTCGCGCTCCAGCACCCTCAGCGTCTACGCCCATGCCGGCAGGGACGTCACCGGCATCGAAGACTCCGACCCTGATCAAGCTGCTGCACGGTTCCTCGGCTGGCTCGCCGAGACCGACCGACGATGGCTGATCGTCCTGGACGATCTCACCAACCCAGCCGACCTGAGGGGGCTCTGGCCACCCGATAACGCCGTTGGACGCACCGTGGTAACGACACGACGCCGCGACGCCGCCCTGACCGCAGGCCGGCACGTCATCGAAGTCAGCCTGTTCACAGCTGACGAGGCCCGCGACTACCTGCGCCATAAACTTGGCGATGACCTCCACCTCCTCCGCGAAGCCGACGATCTTGCCGCTGACCTCGGCTATCTACCCCTCGCCTTGGCCCAGGCCGCCGCCTATATGCTCGACCGCCGTCTTGCCTGCGCCGACTATCGCGTTCGTCTGGCCGACCGCCGTCGTAACCTCTCCGAACTCGTTCCCGAACCCGGCGCGCTGCCCGATGAGCACCAGCAGACCCTGGACGCAACCTGGTCGCTCTCGATTGAGTTGGCCGATCGGCTCCATCCCGCTGGCCTGGCGCGGCCGCTGCTGCAGCTGGCGGCGATGCTGGATCCTAACGGCGTCCCAGCCGAGCTGTTCACCAGCGACGTGGTGCTCGAGTTCCTCGCCGACCGGCGGCAGACCGACATGGATGCCGAACCGAGAGCGCCGCAGGATCGGCCAGTGGACTCGTACGACGCGCGCGACGCCCTCGCTAACCTCCACCGGCTTAGCCTTGTCACCTCGGACAGCTCCGCGCTCAGCGTGCGCGTGCATGCAATAGTTCAACGAGCCGCCCGCGAGGCCCTATCTCCTGACCAGAGGGAAGGCTTGGTCAACATCGCCGCGGACGGGCTGTACGCCATCTGGACGCAGATCGAGCCTGACCAGCAATTGGCCCAGCTGCTGCGGTCCAATACCGCATCGATCCAAACCCACGCAGAGGATCCCCTTCGGAACACCCTTGGCGGCATTCATCCCGTGTTATTCCAAGCGGGAAACAGCCTCGGCCGGACGGGACAGGTTACGGCTGCGCTCGACTACTTCACCCGGCTGTACGCGACTGCCCATCACCGCCTCGGTCCCGACCACCGCGACACGCTGATCGCCCGCAGCAGCATCGGCCGCTGGCGGGCACCAGCTGACGCAGTACCAGCCCTCGATCAGCTGCTTCCCGAGTTGGCGCGGGTGCTCGGCCCCGACCACCCCGACACCCTGATCGCCCGCAGCAACCTCGCCCGCTCGCGGAGCGAGGCGGGGGATCTATCCGGTGCTGTGGCCGCCTACGAGAAGTTGCTTCCCGACCTGGTGCGGGTGTTCGGCCCCGACCACCCCGATACACTGACAGCACGCAATAACGTTGCGGCTGTTCAGGGCCAGTCGGGGGATCCGGCCAGTGCCGTGATCGCCTACGAGCAGCTGCTCGCCGACCGGCTTCGGGTACTCAGCTCCGACCACCCCGATACCCTGATGACTCGCGTCAACCTTGCCCGCTGGCGAGGTGAGGCGGGGGATCCGGCCGGTGCTGTGGCTGCCTTCGATCAGCTGCTTCCCGAGTTGGCGCGGGTGCTCGGCCCCGACTACCCCTACACCCTGGCCGCCCGCAGCAATCTTGCGGCCATGCGAGGCAAGGCAGGGGATTCGGCCGACGCTGTAGCAGCCTACGCGCAAGTGATCCCAGACCTGGTGCGGGTGCTCGGCGCTGACCACACCGACACGCTGAACGCCCGCGGCAACCTCGCCCACTCGCTTGGGGAGACCAGGGGCCCAGCAGATGCTGTGATCGCCTACGAGCAGCTGCTCGCCGACCGGCTTCGGGTACTCAGCTCCGACCACCCCGATACCCTGATGACTCGCGTCAACCTTGCCCGCTGGCGAGGTGAGGCGGGGGATCCGGCCGGTGCTGTGGCCGCCCTCGAGCAGTGGCTTCCTGACTTGGTGCGAGTGTTCGGCTCCGACCACCCCCACGCTCTGACCGCTCGTAATGACTTTTCCCGCTGGCTCGATGAGACCGGGGATCCGGCCGGCGCCGGGACCGCCTACGAGCAGTTGGTTCCTGACCTGGCGCGGGTGTTCGGCTCCGACCACCCTCGTACCCTGACCGCTTGCGGCAACGTTGCCGGCTGCCTGGCCCGGACCGGAGATCCGGCCGGCGCCAGGGACCTTTACGAGCAGTTGATCCCTGACTTGGTGCGGGTGCTCGGCTCCGGCCACCCCGACACCCTGACCGTCCGCAACAACCTGGCCGGCTGTCTGGGGCGGACTGAGGATCCGGCCGGCGCCAGGGACCTTTACGAGCAGTTGGTCCCTGACTTGGTGCGGGTACTCGGCCGTGGCCACCCCGACACCCTGACCGCCCGCAACAACCTAGCTCACTGGCGAGCTCGGGCCGGGGATTCGGCTGGGGCTGTAGCCGCCTACGAGCAGTTGCTCCCGGATCTGGTGCGGGTGCTCGGCCGCGGCCACCCCGACACCCTTACCGTCCGCGGCAACCTCGCCGGCTGGCGTGCCGAGGGCGGGGACCCAGCTGGGGCTGTAGCCGCCTACGAGGAGCTGCTTCCGGATCTGGTGCGAGTGCTTGGCCTCGACCACCCCTATGCGCTGCGAATTCGGACCGACCTGGCCTACTGGCGTCGGCGGACTGGTTGA
- a CDS encoding N-6 DNA methylase → MATSSRHISTPQGVARTMVALLAGTPVDGDALIYDPFARFGELPAEFIRTAGDAAAMVGGNLAAVRVRAEHPDAAELRLAGMWLAASGTPAELAVAPAPTPVGATFVLTNPPFGKHVEDAWLRYCVDSLTEEGRAGVLMPYSAGFASKATMRRELVDQGVLIAVVALPARLFSNTRVGVCIWLLRRPTGRPAAVRFVDARHRGRARGLHIEFDATDVAGIVAAVTAEDQAECSVLATPEEIQARGYSLHPPEYQDRMFMRSTADVARAELEALATKVNLPSYTTGSGWPGRPLNELCDVRSGVPHRSLTAAVARAGTAGVIVPVVHPRHLRSGVVEAADAPLAEAGSLEKYRLRTGDVLWVRTGAMGQAALVGDAESGWLPHTNLLRLCVIDLDALDPAYLLAFLLQPAVLARIRERSVRSVTTSISKGVLGELVMPLPPLAAQRDILAALAALDENAASLQRRLHAVHAAQPVFGQHLIDGTVVLTEREAP, encoded by the coding sequence ATGGCGACGTCATCTCGACACATCTCGACACCCCAAGGCGTCGCCCGGACCATGGTCGCGCTCCTGGCCGGCACCCCGGTCGACGGCGACGCCTTGATCTACGACCCGTTCGCCCGCTTCGGCGAACTGCCGGCCGAGTTCATCCGTACCGCCGGCGACGCGGCCGCGATGGTTGGCGGCAACCTGGCCGCAGTGCGGGTTCGCGCGGAGCATCCCGACGCGGCCGAGCTCCGGCTGGCCGGTATGTGGTTAGCGGCGTCCGGGACGCCAGCCGAACTCGCCGTGGCACCGGCGCCGACGCCCGTCGGGGCAACCTTCGTACTGACCAACCCGCCGTTCGGCAAGCACGTTGAAGACGCATGGCTGCGGTACTGCGTCGACTCGCTCACTGAGGAGGGACGGGCAGGGGTCCTCATGCCGTACAGCGCCGGTTTCGCCAGCAAGGCGACGATGCGCCGAGAGCTGGTGGATCAAGGTGTGCTCATCGCCGTCGTGGCGCTACCGGCCCGGTTGTTCTCGAACACCAGGGTCGGTGTGTGCATCTGGCTACTGCGGCGGCCCACGGGACGACCCGCTGCAGTGCGGTTCGTCGACGCCCGCCATCGTGGCCGGGCGAGGGGCCTGCACATCGAGTTTGACGCGACAGACGTCGCGGGCATCGTGGCTGCAGTAACGGCAGAGGACCAGGCCGAATGCAGCGTCCTGGCGACCCCCGAGGAAATCCAGGCCCGGGGGTACTCACTACATCCGCCGGAGTACCAGGACCGCATGTTCATGCGGTCGACGGCGGACGTGGCACGCGCGGAACTGGAGGCGCTGGCGACCAAGGTCAACCTACCTTCGTACACGACCGGCAGTGGCTGGCCCGGTCGCCCACTGAACGAACTTTGCGATGTCCGCAGCGGGGTGCCGCACCGGTCGTTGACCGCAGCGGTCGCCCGCGCTGGAACCGCGGGGGTGATCGTGCCGGTCGTGCACCCGCGGCATTTGCGCAGCGGGGTCGTCGAAGCGGCCGACGCCCCGTTGGCCGAGGCCGGGTCGCTGGAGAAGTACCGGCTGCGCACCGGTGACGTGCTCTGGGTGCGCACCGGCGCCATGGGCCAGGCTGCGCTGGTCGGCGACGCGGAGTCCGGCTGGCTGCCGCACACCAACCTGCTCCGGCTGTGTGTCATCGACTTGGATGCGCTGGATCCGGCCTACTTGCTGGCATTCCTGTTGCAGCCCGCCGTGCTGGCCCGCATCCGCGAGCGGTCTGTCCGGTCGGTCACCACTTCGATCAGCAAAGGCGTCCTCGGTGAACTTGTGATGCCGCTGCCGCCCCTTGCCGCGCAGCGGGACATTCTCGCCGCGCTCGCCGCGCTCGACGAGAATGCGGCCTCGCTGCAACGCCGCCTACATGCCGTGCACGCTGCCCAGCCGGTCTTCGGCCAGCATCTAATCGACGGCACCGTCGTCCTGACAGAAAGGGAAGCCCCGTGA